The Pongo abelii isolate AG06213 chromosome 23, NHGRI_mPonAbe1-v2.0_pri, whole genome shotgun sequence genome includes a window with the following:
- the LOC129052583 gene encoding breakpoint cluster region protein-like — protein sequence MMSEMDVNAIAGTLKLYFRELPGPLFTDEFYPNFAEGIVLYRVAEKEAVNEVSLHNLATVFGPTLLQPSEKESKLPANPSHHHD from the exons ATGATGAGCGAGATGGACGTGAACGCCATTGCAGGCACGCTGAAGCTATACTTCCGTGAGCTGCCCGGGCCCCTCTTCACTGACGAGTTCTACCCCAACTTCGCAGAGGGCATCG TCCTCTACAGGGTGGCAGAGAAGGAGGCAGTCAATGAGGTGTCCCTGCACAACCTTGCCACTGTCTTTGGCCCCACGCTGCTCCAGCCCTCCGAGAAAGAGAGCAAGCTCCCTGCCAATCCAAGCCATCACCATGACTGA